GACTTCGCGGTTCGGTGCGTCAAAGGTCTGCATGTTTGGCGGTGGAACGGTCCGTTTCCAGTAGGTATACATACTCCGACGATACAGTTTCTCGCCGTGATCCTGCACGAAGACCTGCGCGGTTGCGGGAGAACTGCCATAGTGACTGACTTCCCGCCAGAGTCCTTCCGGCTGGTAGGGGTTCACACTCGCTCCGCCCACGCGTTCGACGAGCAAGCCGGAGACTTTGAGGGTGGCGTCCCGAATCGCTTCTGCCTGCAAACGGAACCGACCGCCGCGCGCCAGCAGACGATTCTGCGGGTCCCGCTTCCAGAGTTCCGGCGTTCCCGAGGACGACTGTTGATACGTGGCCGACATCAGGATCTTCTTGATGATGCGTTTGACATCCCAACCCGACTCATAAAAATCAACTGCCAGCCAGTCAAGCAGTTTCGGATGCGTTGGCGGATCACCCTGTGAACCAAAGTCGGCGGTCGTGGAAACGATGCCCTGCCCGAACAGCATTTCCCAGAACCGATTGATGGCCACGCGGGTCACCAGCGGATTCTCACGCGAGGTCAACCACTGGGCGAGTGCCATCCGATTCGCGGGTGCTTTCTCTGGTAAACCGGGTAAGAAGCCGGGCACGCCTGTGGAAACTTTCTCGGTCGGCTGATCGTACTGTCCACGATTGAGAATAAATGTTTCCCGCGGCTTTTTCGCCGTGTTCATGATCATGGTTTCAAACGAACTTGTCAGCATCTGGCGACGCTCTTTGAGATTAACTAATTGATGCCGCAAATTTTTGAATTCGGGAGCAATCTGGCTATAGTAGGCTTTTAGAGTTTCGATCTGTTTCGCATTGCGGGCGTTCGGATCGACGGCAAGTATGCTTTGAATCTCAGCAGGAATGTTGGTGCCGTCATCCTGGCCTGAGATTCCGAAAACCTGATAATCGCCGGCCATCAGAGTCTGACCTCCGCCAAACTTGCCGCCCCCCCAGACCAGCATCACAGTGACGTAGTGCGAGTTTTTCGCATCGTAGGGTTTGTCAAATGTCACCGTCAAATGTTGCTGCTTCTTGTTTTCCGGCGCGGGAGACCAGCCGTTGTGGTCTCGCGGATCGAGACAATCGATGACCGGATAATCGGGGTGTGAATTGCTGGCAGTGATCTTGGCGATATTAAACATCGCATACAGGTCAAGCTGATCGGAATGGATTGCGGTTCCCGAGGCCGCGAAGCTCGTCAGAATGAATCCGCCGGGGAAGGACTGTTTCTTGCCGTGCCCGATGCCCCCTTCCGGTAATTTTTCATTGGGATAAAAGACAATCCGCAGCCCCGTGAGTTGGTCAACGCCTTCTTTGACTTTGAGAGAAATCGAAGGCGAACGGCCACTGGGCTTTAATGCCAGCACGTGCCCGTCCTCACTGGTTTCAAAGGCGGTCCGCGTATTTGGATCGGAGACCTTGATGATCTCCAGTTCGTGCAGTTTCAAACCCTGGCCGCGTTCCGCCAGTTCCCGTTTTACTTGCGATTCCCAGGCAGCAAGCTTTGTCTCGTCTGGGTGGGCCAGTTCGTTCTCCAGACGAGTCAGCTCCTGATCCAGAGATTTGATTTCTTCAGCAGCGAATGAAAGTTCCGTTTTCACCGACAACTTGGGACCGGCATTGATTCCGGCGTTCCCGTCCAGCCCCCGGTCTTCAAGCGTATTGAAGTAAGCAAAGAACTGATAAAAGTCTTTCATCGTGATCGGATCGTATTTGTGATTGTGACACTGAGCACAGCCCATCGTTAAACCGAGAAAGACTTCGGACGTGGTCTTCACCCGATCGACGGTGTAGTTCACCAGATTCTCTGCGGGAATCGTGCCCCCTTCGTGCGTGATCATGTGATTGCGACTGAAGCCGGTGGCGACTTTCTGCCAGGGAGTCGCGTCGGGAATCAGATCGCCGGCAATCTGTTCGGTGATGAATTCATTAAACGGTTTATTCTTATGGAAGGAGTCAATCACCCAGTCCCGCCAGAGCCACATATGCCGGCCGCCGTCGATCGAATAACCGTTTGTGTCAGCATAGCGGGCCAGATCGAGCCACTTGAGCGTCATGCGTTCCGCGTACTGTGGAGATGCCAGCAGTTGGTCGACCAGCTTTTCATAGGCGTTCGGATCTTTCGAATTCACAAATGCATCAACTTCGGCTGCTGAGGGGGGTAAACCCTGTAGATCCAGATAGAGGCGGCGAATCAAACTCCGACGGTCGGCTGGTTTGGAAGGAGCGAGTCCCGCTTGTTCCAGTCTCGCGAGCACAAAATAATCGATCTCGTTTTTCGGCCAGCCGGTCTGTTTGACTTTGGGTAAAGAGAGTCGTTCCGGTTTGACGTACGCCCAGTGATCGTGCCACTCGGCGCCTTGCTTGACCCACTGCTTGAGCAGTTCAATCTCTGCGGGCTTCAATGTTTTTCCTGAATCAGCGGGCGGCATTTGCTCATCGGCATCGGTCGACAAAATTCGCTCGATCAAGGCACTCTCTTTCAGATTGCCCGGTACGATGGCGCTCTCGAAAGCGCCTGCTTTCGTATCGAGCCGTAAATCGGCTTCGCGGTGTTTCTCATCGGGGCCGTGACAGAAAAAACAGTTATTGGAGAGAATCGGACGGATGTCGCGACTGAAGTCAACTTTCGCTTCGACAGACGCCGTGAGCGGTTGACTCTCTTCCGCAGCAAAGACCGAAATAAATGTAGCCCCCAACACAACACAGGGGAGCCAGATTAAAAGGGAACGAGAACGCATATTGATCATGCCCTATATTTTCTCATCTGGTAGCGATCCTGGTGCGTCTCTTAGAAACCAAACCATGCCATCATGGTCCGGGAGAACAGGTGGGTCCCAGCAAACGGATCGTTACCTTGATCTTAGAGCCTCAGAATGGGGCCTGTCAAGCAAGGAATCGACGCGTCCCAACCATTTATGGTGTCTGAATTTAAAACTACTTATTTTGCCAAGAAACATTACAAAAAAGGCCCGCAGAACGCCTTGATTCAAACGTTTTGCGGGCCTGAAAATCTCACAAGTAAAGATCGCTTACAGAGGACGTACGACCGACAGGCTACGCCAGTAGTCGAACAGGGTTTCGACAGACAACACGCCGCCACCCATGCCGCTCTTATTGATGCCGGCATAAGGCACGCCGTGAGCGAAGACATTGTGTGCATTGATCCAGCTATTGCCGGCACACATAGCTTCCGCGACGCGAGCCGCGCGGCTCAGGTCAGACGTCCAGACGCTGTTCGCCAGACCGTAGTCGGTTGCGTTGGTCATCTCGATTGCCTGCGCTTCGGTTTCGAACGGCGCCAGATACGCGACGGGGCCGAAAATTTCTTCGCGGGCCGCGACATTGTCCAGTGAGCCCGCCAAGAGCGCCGGCTTCACGTAGTAACCATTGTAGCCTTCGACTTTCGCAGCTCCCCCTTCGAGTAGACACTCGGCCCCTTCGGCCTGCCCTTTTTCCAGATACGAAAGCACGCGCTTGTGTTGCTTTTCATTCACTACGGGCCCCATCTGCGAAGCATCATTCAGCTGATACCCGACCTGGACTTTTTTCAGACGCCCGACACATTCATTGACGAATTCATCGTAGATATCTTTGTGAACCAGCCAACGGGTGGCATCACAACAGACCTGACCGGTGTGGAAGGTAATCGCATTCACCAGTTTTTCTGCCGTATCAGGAATGTCGATATCATTAAAGAGAACGGCAGCCCCCTTGCCACCCAGTTCCAGTTTGACCGGCACCAGATTACGGCCGCAGGATTCTGCAACCAGACGCCCCACTTCGGGAGAGCCGGTGAAGGACATGCGTTTGAGTTTAGGATTGGCAGACAGTGCGGCTCCCGCGACTGAACCGAGTCCGGGAACGACGTTAATGACACCATCGGGAATGCCGACTTCTTTGGCCAGTCGTGCCAGATAAATGGCGGACATCGGCGTATCTTCCGCCGGTTTAATGACGACTGTATTTCCCGCTGCCAAAGCAGGTGCGATACCCCAGCCGATCAGCAGAAACGGGAAGTTCCAGGGGAAGATGAAGCCGCAGGCACCGTAAGGCTGACGCACGGTCCAGGCTTCGTGATTGGGAACAGCCAGAACGGAACGACGTTGAACGTGTTGAGCCAGGTCGGCGAAGTAACGCATCGTATCCACAAAGTTCTGCACATCGCCTTGTGCCTGTGCTTCGATTTTCCCGGCGTCCAGCGATTCGAGTTGAGCGATCATCGGTTTGTGCTTTTCGACGGCATCCGCCAGACGATGCAGCAGCGCACTGCGTTCGTTCTGCGGCAATTGGGCCCAGCCGGTTTTGCGGAATGCGGCATCCGCGACATCGACGGCCATATCAATATCAGCAGCCTGGAAGCTGAAGACTTCGGCCAGTTGTTTTCCCGATCCCGGATCGGATGTGACGAACGTCTCACCGCTGTTCGCTTCGACTTCGTTTCCCCCGACAATACCTTTCAATGGCCCCCCTTCGAGAAAGGCTTTGACTTCGGGATACAGTTCACTGGCTGTAGTTGTTGACATCGTGCGCTCCTGTTCAATGAATTTCAGAAATGACGGATTCGCGCCTCGATCTTCAAAACATCATTTGTTTGATCCAAGGCTGATTTCTTGCGTTAATTATCCCCGACGGCCTCCTGCTGCCTCATTTCATCATAACCGGAACGCATCCCGAATTTAAACTCAAAACGCGGTTTAGTTTGGTAGTTCACTGTGATCTGGCTGTGGTAAATATAATGCCTTAAATCGACCATCTGATAAAAGAGACAGGCAAATCAATTGAGTGAGCTTATGAAGTCTGGGACGGGTAGCCTCAGAACATTCTAGAACCAGCTTCTTGATCTTTTAATCCTGAAGCTGGTTATAGAATTAATCGTAACAGAAACCGACTCGATTATCAGAAAAAATACCAGACGCTCTGGAAGTCAGTTTTAATGATGCTATCAAAAAGAGCGATCTGAGCGAGTTTTGGCAGGCGGGTGTGACAGGATACGTTTTCCTGTAACGCCGGGACGTTTTACTGTTCCCTCAATGCGTCGGCCTGTCCTGGAGGGCGTCGGATTCTGTTGAACCTGAATGGCTCCGACACCATCGGGAATCCGCAGTTGATCGCGTTCCAGCTTCTTGTCAAAATATGCAGACCCATGGCCGAATATTTCCTGGGTCGTTTGATCATGAAAGCTGACTCGCACTGTACCATCCTGATTGACGGTTCTGACAATACAGTCTGCCCAATTGCAGAAATCATCGATTCCCTGAAGATGCATGCCTTCTGCCAGACGCGTATCGGCTGTGACGGGCGAATAACCTTCCTTGAAGGCACCTTCTTTTGCTTTTTCCAGTTTCAATTCTTTGCCATATTTGTCTGCTTCTTTTTTCGCCCTGTAAACAAGATAGCTGATATGAGCACCTAATTTTCTCGCATCAGCCGGTCGACTTGATGCCCTGGTGAGTTGAGCCGGATGCTGTGACATCAGGCGGCTGATTTCCTCTGATATCTGTCTTTCCGCTGCGACTACTTCCGGCGCGCGATTCTGAGCCGCCCTGATTTCGTCTTCGTCTGTGGGGTGACGCCAGTTGTCGTATTCAACAGAAATTTCCGCCAGACTTTTCGCGAGCTCATCCAATTGAGAAGCCGCCGCATCAGCCTGTTCTTTACTGTCTAATGAGGCGACTAAATTTAACTGTTTCTGCTGATAATACTTTAGATCATCCCGAAGTTTCGCTACAGATCGATCCATGCCAACCGCCACGCCGACATCTCTCCAGTCGAAGATAAAAACAAAGTAGATTACCGCAAAGCAGACTGCCACAGCGGCGATTGATTTCATGATAATTGTATCATTCACGGCCTGCTTTCTGACGGAGCCGTCCGAGGTTTTCTTACGCCGGCGAGGAGACACAACTTCATCGTCGGCACTTCGTTTCGATCTGCGTCGGCGGCGGGGAGGCTGAGTACTCAAAATGCAAAGCTTTTCTGCAAACAGGAAGTCATACACCTTTGTTTAAACCAGACGTTTATACTATAGAAAAGCAGTGTACAGAGTCAATAACTGACTCAAACACACCTGTTATGTATGAACGTGGCTTACTTCCCGTTTACAATCGACACCTGGGCTGGTGACTCTTTTACGTCCAGCAGTTCCAGCCGCAGCACATCCCGTTCGGGAGTCAGGTCAATCGAGAAGGTTAACCGGTGCTTGCCTTTGGTGAGTTCCAGTTCGGTCTCCGGTTTGAGGACCACCGGTTTTTCGCCGATCCACATTTTGAGACCATCGACCGAATCGAATTTCAGAATCGTTTTGCCAGGCGAAGTCGCTTCCAGTTCACAACGCACAAATGCAGCACCCTTGGCACGATTGGAAATGTGCAGTTTTCCAATCTCGTCGAAAGATCGAACCGGGAGACTGCCGTCCACGCGGCTGTATGCAGGCTCCCAGACAAACGCAGGGTTTTCCGTGGCAGCGGTTGCATGTCGGGTACGGCGGATGGCATGCATGGCTTCCGGCGTCCCTTTCATCACGCGCCAGCGACGTACGACACGATCTTTGCCTACGGTATAAGCTTCCGTTTTACCAAGCTCTGACAGGAAGCGAACCAGGTCGATCAGTTCCTGCTGAGTCAGTTTGTCGAGCAACCCAACCGGCATCAGTGAGGCAGCTGGGACTTCTTCGTCAATCTGATCCAGTGGAACATTCATGATCTTATCATTCACATCTCGCAGAACCAGCTGGCTGTCGGTGCGACGCACCAAAACCCCGGAGAATACCTTCCCCTGATCGGTAATCACAGTCACTGCATTATAATTTTCTTTGACGGCTTTGTTCGGGTCTAACAGGGAATCTACGATGTAATCCAGCTGCGCACTGCCACCCAGACTGATAATGTCGGGACCGACTTTGCCGCCGGCGCCCCCAATGGCATGACATTTAAGGCAGGATAGATCTTCACGGCGGAAGATGGCTTCGCCACGATGGGCGTCCCCATTGGTTTTGACGGCATTGACGATCTCGGCCATCTCTTTCGGAGAGAGTTTCACTGGTTTTGGAGCACCACTGCTGGATAAACCACCGGCAACGGCGATTGCTTTGGCGAGATTAGGGTTGGATCGTCCGGTTGATTGAATCAATCGTTCCAGTTGAATGGCGGCGTCTTTCGCGATCTGCTTCCCTTTGAGTGCGTTGACGAGCACTCCTGCGCCCCCTTTACGCTGCAGGAAGATATTCGACAGCGCGGAAAGCTGATCTGATGCGGTGATCTCTTTCATCAAGCTCACCGTTTGCTTGGCTGCGAGTTTCAGATTCATCTCTGCCAGTGCGGCAACAGATGCGATGCGAAGATCTTGTGAATCACCGTCAATACTCAGATTCTCGAGAACATCCTGATTCTCTACGCCGCCAAAGCGGGCTAATGCAAAGAAACACGATTTTCGCAGCGCTAATTTGGTCTGATCTGATTGTGCCAGATTACGAATGGGTCCCTGCAATGCTTCGATTTTCCAGAGCCCGGCACAATCGATGGCCGCCTGTTGTACAGACAGATTTTTCGAAGAAAACAGCTGTTGCAGTGAACTCAAGTCACCCGTCGGTCGCACTTTTCTCGCTTGAAACGCCTGCGACAGCGTCCGCAGAATAGCGGCCTGTTGAGCCGGTTTGGTATCGGTTTTCAAGGCGAGTGCAAACAGTTGCTGCAAATCATTGGCGTTACCAAATTTGGCGATCAGATTCAGGCTGGTTTGCAGTTCGCTATCAGGGATCTGTCCGGTTTTGATCAGTTTAGTAATCACCGGTGCCACTTCAGGCGAATTGACGGCAGTCAATGCGAACAACAGTTTCTTCGGTGTTTTTTGCAGTGAAGACGTGCCTTCCAGTACTTGAGGCAGCCAGATCGATTTTGTTTCGCGCGTGGTCAGCCAGAGTGCGTAGTCCAGATATTCATCAACGGGCTGATCGAGAGCCTGCAATGCATCAGTCAAGACAGTCGGTCGATCATAGAGCGAAAGTGCTCGGACCGCTTCCAGACGCACTCGGGGATGCGTATCACCGGCGAGCGGTGCGATTAGCTCATAGGTGTTGGGAAGTTTATCCTTCCAGTGCCGTGCGACGCGGATCGCGGCGGCGCGGGCTCTGCCGTCTTTTGATTTCAGGCAACTCTGCAGCAGTTCAGGCTGCACACTGTTAATACATTGTGCCACCCAGAGGGCTTCGAGTTGATTGTGTTCGAATTGCGGGTCCTTAGGGTCGAGATTGCTCACCCAGGTTTCCAGATCCTGTTCAACTTTCGCCTGTCCCCGTTCCCGCAGAACATTTTTCGCGTTTTGACGGGTCCACTCTTCTGGTACTTTCAATGCATCCAACAATTCCTGATTGGTGGCATCAACCAGCTTTGGTCGGGGCAGTGTTGGTTTTCCTTTATAAGTCACGCGCCAGATGCGACCATGCGTATGGTCGCGGCGGGGATCGCGGAAATCAACTTCGCCGTGCTGAATGATGGGATTGTACCAGTCGGCAATATAGATCGCACCGTCGGGCCCCATCTTGACATCAATCGGTCGAAATGCGACGTGGTCGGTTTTAATGACTTCGACCTGTTCGCGAGAAACATAACCGGCTTCATTTTCCGATACCACAAAGCGGCAAACGCGATGGCCGCGGAAATCGTTTGTGATCATATTCCCCTGCCAGTCATCGGGCAGATGGCGACCGCTGAGAATTTCCAGGCCACAATGTTTGGGACTGCCGAGATTCAATCCTTTCAGAATGCGATCCATGCCGACCGCCGTCACAAAAGCAGCGCCGGGGAAGGTGTAATTGATTCCGTGCCCGTAGGCACCATCAGTGGCGAAGGACTGGCCCCAACGATCAAAGTGATGGCCCCAACTATTCACCATGCCGCGCATGACGACTTCGAGGTCCATCGTTTCGGGACGATATTTCCAGATGCCACCCCCGTTTAAACGACGGACGCCGTGCGGCGTTTCGATGTGGCTGTGAATATAAATTGACTGATTGAAGTAAAGGTGTCCCCCCGGTCCCCAGCGGAGTGTGTGCAGAATATGATGCGTGTCTTCGGTTCCGAACCCGGCGAGTACCGTCTTGCGAACGTCTGCTTTACCGTCGCCGTCCGTATCTTTCAGGTGTAAAAGTTCTGTACTGTTTCCGACATAGGCACCACCATCGCCGGGCATCACTGCGGTTGGAATCAACAGGCCGTCTGCGAAGACCGTGGTTTTGTCTGCGGTGCCGTCTCCGTCTTTATCTTCGACGACCAGAATTTTATCGTTGGCTTTTTCACCCGGCTTGATATGCGGATAAATTTCCGATGCGGCAATCCAGAGTCGGCCTTGCGCGTCAAAGTTCATCTGAATCGGCTTGGCGATTTGGGGGTCAGCCGCATACAGGTTGACTTCGAAACCCTCTGCCACCTTGAACGACTTCCGTTCGAGTTCGGGATCGGCAGGAGGAATATCAGTCAAATCACGCTGTGCCCAGAGAGTGGAACTGCTCAACAGACAGAGCAGTGAAAGTGAACCGGAAATAATACGTTTCAGAGGAAGAGCGGCTTGATTTATCACAGGAACGATCCTTTAGAGATCAAAAACAGGTCGGAAAGAATTTCGTATGCAAAGAACCATTGATTTGGGTTACTGAGTGGAAACCAGACGATGGATGGTCGCCTCTTTTTCTTCAATCAGCGGAATGAACTGAGGCAGTTCTTTGGCATTCTGGCCTTGCTCATGTTTGCGGAAGCCCAGCAGATAAGTAATATTCTGCGGTCGCCAGTTGTAAAAGTACTCACGGTTTTTATCGAATGTTAACTGACTCACTTCCTGCTCAACAGAAGGAGATAATGTAATCGGTTTTAAGTCGAGATCGGCGGCAATCAATTCAGCCGCTTTCTGATAGCCGGCTTTGGTCAAGTGAATCCCGTTGGTCGTCAGCTTGAGTCCGGGCTTGCCGGCAGGTTCCAGGATGAGCTCAGAGTACAGGTCGACATAATAATGATTTCCTGCGGCGGCGGTCTCCTGCAACAGGTCAGCGTAGAGCTGTAGATCCCGATTGTGTTTGGCAGGGTCCGGCAGTGGGTGGCCAGCATTTTCGTAACGATGCGGCGAGACCAGAATCAGCTTGGCGCCGGTTGGCTTCAAATCCGTGATGAGTTGATTCAACTGTTTTTGAAAGGCGGGTAAGCCCTGTTCGCCGGCAAATGCTTCGTTGCCTCCATAGCCCAGCAGAATCACATTCGGTTTCAAATCTTTGACTTGTTTGAGCATCCGCTGATAACCGACAGCCGGGGGATCAAAAATGCCACGTGAGTCAGACCAGACGGTATCTGCACTCCATCCCAGGTTTCGGAACGAGAGTTTTGCTTTCGGAAAACTTCGCAAAAAGAGGCTTTCCCAACTTCCGAACTTTTGTGCCCGTTCGATCATGGTATTGCCCAGAAAGATAATCCGATCACCCGACTTTAATTCGAATGTCGGCGGGGCAGCAGGGACGGAAGTCGAAGCGACGAAAATAAACAGAAGCAGAAATAAGGTGAGACGCTTTTTCACGGAAGGACCTCTGATGATGATTGAGAACAAAGAATGTTGTATCTATCTAAAATAACAGGCCTTGAGGGCAACGGCAAATCTGGATTGAGAAAAAATCAGAGGGAAACTCTAATCAAAACCGGATGCACAGGGCCTGCATTTATTAGTATTGTAAAGATATCGGCGTCATCCAGAATCAATCAGGATTCCGCAGACAATTCATCCTGATCCTGCTCCTGCCAGACACGTGTAGTGAACACGGTCGTATCGGGGTCGGCCGGAAATTTTCCTTCATCAAAATAGTCGGTCTCGACTTCTTCAATCCAGAGCCGCAATTCATTCTCGTAATCACTGGGAAGATCGCTCTTCACGAGTAAACGATGGAATTCGGCAGCACCGTCTTCGCCCAGGTCAGCGGCTTCGGCACTGGCAAAACGCTCGGCAGGGTTGGGATGCACCAGGCGATGAATCAGTTTCATTAAAGGTTCGCTTAGCGCGAATTCTTCGTCGGGAAACCACTGGGGAAGCTGCTGCAGGATATTCTGTTTGGCTTTAATCAACTGAGCATATTTCAAATTCGCAAACGGCTGAAATCCGGTGATGACTTCAATCAGAATGTACCCCAGACTGGCAAGGTCGGACTGCGGGGTGGCCCGTTCACCTGAAAGCACTTCCGGTGCAGCATAGGTGGGCGTGCAGGGTTGAATGGACGGCAGGTTATTCAAATCGATGGCCGATCCGATATCAATAATTTTGGCATTCCCGCTGCGTTTGAGCATGATGTTGGCGGGTTTCATATCGCAGTGAATAATATCGTTGCGATGTAACGCTGCCAGAGCAGCCAGACACTCGCGAAGAATGGCGACGGCAATGCCCGGTTTCAAACGGGGCTGTTGTACGCCCTTGGTAAAAACATTGTTATTGATGTTCTTCCAGCGACGCAGCGTTACCTGTTCACGAATCTGTTTGAATGTGGCCGGTGTGAGCAAACTGCGCAAGTCATAGCCGTCGACCCACTCCATTTCCATAATGTAGATCTGCTTCCGCTTTACAAAATTCTGTACAGCGACCAAGTGATTTTCCTGAACCCGTGCTACACGGGCGGCGACCTGAGACAGCCGGCCCATTTCGTTTTGATAAGCACGACAGTTGTCATAGCGTTTTGGAGAAAAGAGTTTGAGTGCGACCGGAATATTGAAGCCATCGGCACCTTCGCGCGCACTCAAGTAGACAACCCCTTGACCTCCGACACCCAGACAACGTGAAAACGTCCGGCGGTTGTTCCATTGCAGAAAATTATTATTGAGCAAATCCTGGTATTGCTTCTCTAATTCTGCCAGATGACCTGATTGTGTTGAGTCTTGGTTCGTCAATGGAACTCCGCATGAACAGGATGAGAATGTGATCCTGTATTTGTCTGTATCAGACGTAATAATCGAGTGAGAAACCGTGTTGATTTTAATCCGAATTCAAAGATTTCCTATCTTCAAAAAATAGAATTCGGCAAGCTATCAAAAAAAATGTTGCTTTTTTGAAGCGAGTTGCTAAACAATAGAGATGTGAGGAACATTGAAATCGGTCCGATCTCAGGAATCGTAACAGATCTTTGTTGCAAAAAAAGGCCTGACTTCCTGAAAGTAATGGTTTAGACAGAATACCAGTGCATCAGGTTCGATTACGCTGGGTTCTGAAAGTCGGCCCACGATTTCAATCAGTGGTTTTATTTGTTCAAGGAGTAGGACAATGATTGCGACAATAAAAACGGCGTTGAACACGCAATCGATTTCAGAGTTGATTGAAGAGGTGAGCACGATCCTTGAGACGGGAGAAGGTTGCTGGAAAGCGGAATATGAGAAACGGGTTCTATTTTTGATTGTGGATGAAATTCACGACCGCGTACGGATCATGACGCCGATCCTGAAAGAAGAAGACCTGGACGAAGATGATTTATGGGAAGTCATGGAAGCCAATTTTGACCGCTCGCTCGATGCACGTTATGCCATCGGTGATGGCGTGCTCTGGTCTCTGTTTCTACATCCCCTGACTGACTTGAGCCGCAATCTGTTTCTCGATGGACTGG
This genomic interval from Gimesia alba contains the following:
- a CDS encoding serine/threonine-protein kinase, translating into MTNQDSTQSGHLAELEKQYQDLLNNNFLQWNNRRTFSRCLGVGGQGVVYLSAREGADGFNIPVALKLFSPKRYDNCRAYQNEMGRLSQVAARVARVQENHLVAVQNFVKRKQIYIMEMEWVDGYDLRSLLTPATFKQIREQVTLRRWKNINNNVFTKGVQQPRLKPGIAVAILRECLAALAALHRNDIIHCDMKPANIMLKRSGNAKIIDIGSAIDLNNLPSIQPCTPTYAAPEVLSGERATPQSDLASLGYILIEVITGFQPFANLKYAQLIKAKQNILQQLPQWFPDEEFALSEPLMKLIHRLVHPNPAERFASAEAADLGEDGAAEFHRLLVKSDLPSDYENELRLWIEEVETDYFDEGKFPADPDTTVFTTRVWQEQDQDELSAES